Part of the Natranaerovirga pectinivora genome is shown below.
AATTCCACATATAAGTAATACTAGGAGGAAGTATATGAAAATAGTCGTTGATAAAGACATAGTTTTAGAAACTTTAAAGGAAAAGGATGTTCAAGAGAGTTTTGAATTAGTAGATCGTAATAGAGGCTATTTGCGTGAATGGTTACATTGGGTTGATAAAACTAAAAGTGTAGAAGATAGGATGAAGTATATTAATTATGCTCTAAATAAACAAAACAATAACGAAGGTTTAGACTTTAAAATAAAGTATTGTGATACATTGATTGGATCCATTGGTTATGACTTAGGAGATTTTAAATCTGCAGAAATAGGATACTGGATAGAAAAACAATATTCCGGTAAAGGTATAGTAACTAAATGTTGCGAAAGGCTAATAGAATATTTATTTAAGGAATTAAAAGTACATAGAATCGTCATTAAAGTTGCTGAAAAAAATATAAAAAGCAGAAAAATACCCGAAAGATTAGGGTTTAAGCAGGAAGGCATTTTAAGAGATGTAGATATATTACATGGACAATATCATAGTGATGTAATATATGGTATTTTAGAAAATGAGTACAATAAGAAGTGACTTTTGACAGCCTAATCGATCACTCTAAAGTTCTGGAATATTGGAGATGCATAAGTTTGGTGACATTACACTAGGTACGAGAAAGGAATTCAGATGAACGATAAATTTAAAGATATAACTGGTTCAGATAATTGGAAGAATATTGTATTAATTGATAAAGGTTGGTCAAGTGACAAAAAGTACTATATTAATACTAATAATGGCGAACAGTTTTTACTTAGATTATCCAACATATCAGAGTATCATACTAAAAAAGATGATTATGAATTGCTAAAACAACTTGATGAACTTCCAGTGATAATGTCTAGACCATTAGCCTTCGATGTATGTAATGATGGTAATGACGTCTATACTTTATTTACCTGGGTAGATGGTAAAGATGCAGAACGTATTATTCCTATGCTAAGTGATATAGAACAGTATAAGATAGGGGTTCAGGCTGGGGAAATTTTAAGAAAGATTCATGAAACTAAAGTTCGGCATAACCTACCAGAGTGGTCACACCGCTTTAATAATAAAATTAATCGAAAAATAGCAGCATATGAGGCATGTTCTATAAAATTCGAGGGTTCTGATTCGATTATTAATTATATTAATGAAAACCGATTTCTTTTAGAAAATAGGCCCCAAGTTTTTCAACATGGAGACTATCATATTGGCAATATGACAATATCGGAAAAAGGTGATTTAGGCATAATAGATTTCAACAGACTTGATTTTGGAGATCCTTGGGAAGAATTTAATCGAATCACCTTTTGTGCTGGGGTTAGTAAGTTTTTTGCCTCTGGGCGCATTAATGGTTACTTTGATAATAATGTTCCAGACACTTTTTTTAGGTTGTTAGCGTTATACATAGGTTGTAATCAACTTAGTTCAATTCCTTGGGCTATACCATTTGGTCAAGATGATATTAATTATATGCTTAAACAAGCCATGAATGTCCTCGAGTGGTACAAGGGCTTTAAAACTTATATACCTAGTTGGTATATTTTTAATAATGAAATTTAATTATGTTATTCAAAGACTATTTCGTGCAAAGGAAAAGTACATGAAAGCATTTATTTTATATTAGTAGGTTGTTCTTTAGCAGGATAAAGTCTTACATAAAGTTAAAAACTTACAATATTTATTATGAATAAAAATTAATTGAGAGGAGTAAGCAAATGATATCCACTGCAACAGCAAAAATTATTAATATTTTACCGGATAGATTTGTCACATACATATCTAAAAAAGTTGTTAATAAACTCCTAAAAAAATATGCCACTATAAATATAGAGGGAAGTGAAAATTTAAAAGAAATTAAAACGCCAACTATTTTTATATGCAATCACTTAAGCAATTCTGATGGATTGGTTTTAGACAAGGCACTAAAAGAGATTGATCCAACTTTTGTAGCAGGTGTAAAGCTGTCCAATAATGCTGTTACAAGTATAGGGATTAATGCAATTAAGACTACAAACATAAAACCGAATACTGCTGATAATGAGGGTCTTAAGAAAATTATTAACCTTGTTAAACAAGGGGAAAGTTTATTGATTTTTCCAGAAGGAACTAGAAGTAGAGTTGGTAGTTTAATAGAAGCAAAGAGAGGAACCCTTCTAATTGCAAGGATGACAGGAGCTCCTATTGTACCTATTGGTTTATATGGTACAGAAAAACTCTTACCAATAAAAAAAGAAGGCGATATGAGTGGGGAAACCTTTAATCATGCCGATGTGTATATCAACATTGGAAAACAATTTGAATTTCCCAAGAGATCAAAAGAGCAAGACAAAAAAGAATACGATGACTTTACCACAAACTACATAATGAAAAAAATAGCAGAATTATTACCTGAGAATTATAGGGGGGTATATAAATAAGTCGACTGGAAACAATAATCGAACATAATTTATACTGTTATTATATAAAAATTTATTAATAGTTATAGGGAAGTAATTTACTCCTTTATTTCATTGCTGGGAGTAGACTAAGTAGATAACAAGGGGGAGCAGTTTAATGAAGTTAAATATTGAACAGAAATGGGATCAAATGGAGAAATAGAAGAGGCTGTTAACTTTCAAGAAAAATTTTTTAACAGCTGGATTGAAATGTAAAGGAGCATGAAAATGATTAAAGGTCAACAGATTATTTTAAAACCATCCAAACTAAGTGACAAAAGAAAAATATATGAATGGTTGTGTTTATCAGAAACAGCTAGAAGCCATATGGGTCCCCCTAATTTTGAGGATACACCTATACCAAGTTGGGAAGAATACTGTGAGGATTTTGAAGATTATTATTTTGACGGCTCAAAACCAGAGTGTGGTCAACTATGGATAATAAGCTACGAGAACGAAGAAATAGGCGCTATATGCTATTCTTCCTTTCATTTAAAAGGTAAGAGTGCAGAGCTTGATATATGGATGTCAACTGAAAAGCACTGTGGAAAAGGATTCGGATCTGAGTCTATTAAGGTTTTTTGTGACTATTTAATTCAAATTCTTGGTATTGAACGATTTATTATTAGACCATCAAAAAGAAATACACGGGCTGTTAGAGCATATGAAAAAGGCGGTTTTGTAAAAGTTTTAGATGAAGATAAGCAAAAAGTTGTAAAAGAATTTCTACTAGATGAATATTTAGACGTTTATGGACAGGGTGATTATGGAATAGGTGACGATGTTGTATTAATAATGTAAGCAACCATAGAATTTTTAGTGATTAAAGGAGGAATACAATGAATTGTAAAAATTGTAACAGTACCAGAATAGAGGACAGCATTGCAATAGGTCTTTCTGCTAAGACAGGTAATATTGGACCAAAGTCTACAAAAATTTTGGATTATGTGTCTCAAATGTACTGTGACATGTGCCTGGATTGTGGAGAAATTCTACGTTTCTATATCAAAGACGATACTAATAGAAAATGGATAAAAAAACCAGGTTCTTTTGGTACTAAATAGATGATTATTATTTATTAAGAGTGGAGTGCAATTTCTAGTAATCTAAGGAACATAAAATAAAAAACTATATTTTTTCTCATACATTCAA
Proteins encoded:
- a CDS encoding lysophospholipid acyltransferase family protein, which codes for MISTATAKIINILPDRFVTYISKKVVNKLLKKYATINIEGSENLKEIKTPTIFICNHLSNSDGLVLDKALKEIDPTFVAGVKLSNNAVTSIGINAIKTTNIKPNTADNEGLKKIINLVKQGESLLIFPEGTRSRVGSLIEAKRGTLLIARMTGAPIVPIGLYGTEKLLPIKKEGDMSGETFNHADVYINIGKQFEFPKRSKEQDKKEYDDFTTNYIMKKIAELLPENYRGVYK
- a CDS encoding GNAT family N-acetyltransferase, with the protein product MIKGQQIILKPSKLSDKRKIYEWLCLSETARSHMGPPNFEDTPIPSWEEYCEDFEDYYFDGSKPECGQLWIISYENEEIGAICYSSFHLKGKSAELDIWMSTEKHCGKGFGSESIKVFCDYLIQILGIERFIIRPSKRNTRAVRAYEKGGFVKVLDEDKQKVVKEFLLDEYLDVYGQGDYGIGDDVVLIM
- a CDS encoding aminoglycoside phosphotransferase family protein, with translation MNDKFKDITGSDNWKNIVLIDKGWSSDKKYYINTNNGEQFLLRLSNISEYHTKKDDYELLKQLDELPVIMSRPLAFDVCNDGNDVYTLFTWVDGKDAERIIPMLSDIEQYKIGVQAGEILRKIHETKVRHNLPEWSHRFNNKINRKIAAYEACSIKFEGSDSIINYINENRFLLENRPQVFQHGDYHIGNMTISEKGDLGIIDFNRLDFGDPWEEFNRITFCAGVSKFFASGRINGYFDNNVPDTFFRLLALYIGCNQLSSIPWAIPFGQDDINYMLKQAMNVLEWYKGFKTYIPSWYIFNNEI
- a CDS encoding GNAT family N-acetyltransferase, producing MKIVVDKDIVLETLKEKDVQESFELVDRNRGYLREWLHWVDKTKSVEDRMKYINYALNKQNNNEGLDFKIKYCDTLIGSIGYDLGDFKSAEIGYWIEKQYSGKGIVTKCCERLIEYLFKELKVHRIVIKVAEKNIKSRKIPERLGFKQEGILRDVDILHGQYHSDVIYGILENEYNKK